From the genome of Leptospira andrefontaineae, one region includes:
- a CDS encoding carbon-nitrogen hydrolase family protein — protein sequence MHRFLLGLIQLNSGTDIDLNLQKSENFIREAASEGAKLIGLPENFPFLGSEKEKLERAEEIATKTVNLLSDISKKLNITILAGGFPSPAPNGKVFNTSIIFGPDGKEKFEYHKIHLFDTDPGDGIEYRESRTVESGQIVPETYKSPELGNISSVICYDLRFPELFREIIKKDAEMIFVPSAFTKITGQAHWEVLLRARAIENQCFIFAPAQTGIHLKGRETYGHSLVVDPWGNILGDAGEGEKLLLTEIDLEEVRKVRKKIPALKHRRNI from the coding sequence ATGCACCGTTTTCTTTTAGGACTGATCCAATTAAATAGCGGAACCGATATAGACTTAAATTTGCAAAAATCCGAGAACTTCATTCGTGAAGCGGCTTCCGAAGGTGCTAAGCTCATCGGTCTTCCAGAAAATTTCCCTTTTTTAGGATCCGAAAAGGAGAAATTAGAAAGAGCAGAAGAGATCGCAACTAAGACCGTAAATCTTCTTTCCGATATATCAAAAAAACTGAATATAACTATCCTTGCAGGCGGATTTCCAAGCCCCGCTCCGAACGGAAAAGTTTTTAATACTTCTATCATCTTTGGACCGGATGGAAAAGAAAAATTCGAATATCATAAGATCCATTTATTCGATACCGATCCTGGAGACGGGATCGAATATAGAGAATCCAGAACTGTAGAATCCGGCCAAATCGTTCCTGAAACCTATAAAAGTCCGGAACTTGGAAATATCTCCTCTGTGATCTGTTACGATCTACGCTTTCCTGAATTGTTTCGCGAAATAATAAAAAAGGATGCGGAAATGATCTTTGTTCCTTCCGCATTTACTAAGATCACAGGGCAAGCTCACTGGGAAGTTTTACTCAGAGCAAGGGCGATCGAAAATCAATGTTTTATATTTGCTCCTGCTCAAACAGGAATCCATCTAAAAGGAAGAGAAACCTATGGACATTCATTGGTAGTAGATCCTTGGGGAAACATTTTAGGAGATGCAGGAGAAGGAGAAAAATTACTCTTAACAGAGATAGATCTGGAAGAAGTGCGGAAGGTCCGTAAAAAAATACCTGCACTCAAACATAGACGAAATATATAA
- a CDS encoding DegT/DnrJ/EryC1/StrS family aminotransferase: MITARKTFLPFALPSISEKAIEEVAAVLRSGWITSGPKVKEFEEEFAKYTGAEFALAMNSATAGLHLALESIGLCSEDAVLVPAVTFTATAETVCYFGAEPILTDIDPIFNLMTEATLKETIEKECVFSKGNLVHKKTGKTVRAVMPVHLAGAVCDMDSINSLAKEYHLYVIEDSAHAFPAVHKGEKIGTHGDFTVFSFYATKGITTGEGGMVTTRHAHFAERMKLMRLHGINRETYGRPGWYYEVVSPGYKYNMSDIAAALGLVQLAEAEDLWRRRIQIAEIYRSEFADLPFLHLPLPAIDGEHSWHLFRVEVDTVPGKINRDILCSELQKRNIGSSLHFIPLYEHPFYQRFGFERKNYPNADAMYKRTLSLPLFAGMTDGDIEDVVTAVKDIFTNL; this comes from the coding sequence ATGATCACAGCAAGAAAAACGTTTTTACCTTTCGCACTCCCCTCGATTTCAGAAAAAGCGATCGAAGAAGTGGCGGCGGTACTGCGCTCCGGCTGGATCACCTCAGGACCAAAAGTAAAAGAATTCGAAGAAGAATTTGCAAAATACACAGGAGCAGAATTTGCCCTGGCAATGAATTCCGCGACCGCAGGACTTCATCTTGCTTTGGAATCCATCGGACTTTGTTCCGAGGATGCAGTACTTGTTCCTGCAGTAACATTTACCGCAACCGCAGAGACAGTTTGTTATTTCGGCGCAGAGCCGATCCTTACCGATATTGACCCAATCTTCAACCTAATGACTGAAGCCACCTTAAAGGAAACTATTGAAAAAGAATGTGTATTTTCCAAAGGGAATCTGGTTCATAAAAAAACCGGAAAAACAGTACGCGCAGTAATGCCGGTGCATCTTGCAGGCGCAGTTTGCGATATGGATTCTATCAATTCACTCGCAAAAGAATATCATCTTTATGTAATCGAGGATTCTGCACATGCATTCCCCGCAGTTCATAAAGGAGAAAAGATCGGAACCCACGGTGATTTTACCGTATTCAGTTTTTATGCTACTAAAGGGATCACTACCGGAGAGGGTGGAATGGTCACCACACGTCATGCTCATTTTGCAGAAAGAATGAAACTGATGAGACTTCATGGTATTAACAGAGAAACTTACGGTCGTCCAGGCTGGTATTATGAAGTAGTTTCTCCAGGTTATAAATATAATATGAGCGATATCGCTGCGGCACTCGGCCTCGTACAGCTTGCGGAGGCAGAGGATCTTTGGAGAAGAAGGATCCAAATCGCAGAGATCTACCGCTCCGAATTTGCAGATCTTCCTTTTTTACATCTTCCTCTACCTGCGATCGACGGAGAACATTCTTGGCATTTATTTAGAGTAGAAGTAGATACCGTCCCGGGAAAGATCAACAGAGACATCCTATGCTCTGAATTACAAAAACGAAATATAGGTTCTAGCCTTCATTTTATTCCTCTATACGAACATCCTTTCTACCAAAGATTCGGATTCGAAAGAAAAAATTATCCGAACGCGGATGCAATGTATAAGAGAACTCTTTCTCTTCCTCTATTCGCAGGCATGACTGATGGCGATATAGAAGATGTTGTCACTGCAGTGAAAGATATTTTTACGAATCTGTAA
- a CDS encoding DUF2442 domain-containing protein, with the protein MSSTAGNNLITNVPAIKVWVEHRMIYLELSDGRVLGFPADRFKLLKAASDSQLQEVKLELKGHALRWENLDEDLTVQGILEGKFQLPLEPST; encoded by the coding sequence ATGAGTTCCACGGCTGGCAATAATCTAATTACGAATGTGCCTGCAATCAAGGTTTGGGTAGAACATCGAATGATCTATTTAGAATTGAGTGACGGTAGAGTTTTAGGCTTTCCGGCCGACAGATTCAAATTATTGAAAGCCGCCTCGGATTCACAACTCCAAGAAGTTAAATTAGAATTAAAGGGACATGCACTCCGTTGGGAAAACTTGGACGAAGACCTGACCGTCCAAGGAATCTTAGAAGGAAAATTTCAACTTCCCTTAGAACCTTCTACTTAA